A genomic window from Acinetobacter lwoffii includes:
- a CDS encoding DUF2750 domain-containing protein, whose protein sequence is MRNPYQRKAATKSQKTAFDPQQLYKQYIEAIVANAGIFALYQDGWALCATPTGQRAFACWQSKGLARLLIKDNWENYEIQEIGLKDFVEKVIPFLRQESTIVSLDLTPEGQNILVAPEKLLLDIKNYLYQIYVQKPELFKNPDMPLPRQIRLN, encoded by the coding sequence ATGAGAAATCCCTATCAGCGCAAAGCCGCGACCAAATCCCAAAAAACTGCTTTCGATCCTCAACAGCTTTATAAGCAATATATTGAAGCCATTGTTGCTAATGCTGGCATTTTTGCACTCTATCAGGATGGGTGGGCCTTATGTGCCACGCCGACCGGACAACGCGCATTTGCCTGTTGGCAAAGTAAAGGTCTGGCTCGACTGTTGATTAAAGACAATTGGGAAAATTACGAGATTCAGGAAATTGGTCTCAAGGATTTTGTAGAGAAAGTCATTCCCTTTTTACGTCAGGAAAGTACCATTGTTTCGCTTGACCTGACCCCGGAAGGGCAGAATATTCTGGTGGCACCGGAAAAATTATTACTTGATATTAAAAATTATCTGTATCAGATCTATGTACAAAAGCCGGAACTGTTTAAAAATCCGGATATGCCTTTGCCTAGGCAGATCCGTTTAAATTAA
- a CDS encoding YdcF family protein codes for MLNQLKRSLSLIFGLILCINSVWLLSQGQRHFAIALSIFIGVALILYALFFSSIQRWKQNSRFRTLFWNSLWGGFLFWIISVAAFFVYIQMSINPNIPARPAAAILVLGSGINQGQPSPILKNRLDTAAKYAERYPNTLIIMTGGRNFRERQSEAEVMQSYIYTNYPQLKNPISLEDQSRSTQQNLQYSQAILKQQHIDRNEPIAIVTSDFHSPRARAIARHQGYQQVISLSASTPQNVRYNSWLREYFALISGWLLNEYSLFQ; via the coding sequence ATGCTCAATCAACTTAAACGAAGTCTTAGCCTGATCTTTGGCTTGATCCTATGTATCAATAGCGTCTGGTTACTGAGCCAAGGTCAGAGGCATTTTGCTATTGCCCTGTCGATCTTCATTGGGGTGGCACTCATCCTGTACGCCTTATTTTTTTCATCTATTCAGCGCTGGAAACAGAATTCCCGATTTAGAACCTTGTTCTGGAACAGTCTCTGGGGCGGATTTTTATTCTGGATAATCAGTGTCGCGGCTTTCTTTGTTTATATCCAGATGTCAATCAACCCGAATATTCCGGCACGACCTGCTGCAGCGATTTTAGTATTAGGCAGTGGCATTAATCAGGGTCAGCCCTCACCCATCTTAAAAAATCGTCTGGATACCGCAGCAAAATATGCAGAACGATATCCAAATACTTTAATCATTATGACCGGTGGACGAAATTTCCGGGAGAGACAGAGCGAAGCTGAAGTCATGCAAAGTTATATCTACACGAACTATCCGCAGCTCAAAAACCCCATTAGCTTAGAAGATCAAAGCAGAAGTACCCAACAGAACCTGCAATATTCTCAGGCAATCCTAAAACAGCAACATATTGATCGAAATGAGCCCATTGCGATTGTCACTAGCGATTTTCATAGCCCTCGTGCCCGTGCCATTGCCAGACATCAGGGTTATCAACAAGTCATCAGCCTGAGTGCCAGCACACCCCAGAATGTTCGCTATAATTCCTGGTTACGCGAATATTTTGCTTTGATAAGTGGCTGGCTACTGAATGAATATTCATTGTTCCAATAA